TCCGGGATCCGGGGAGGTCGGATCGAGGgcagagatcggtcgggggggggggggagatcggtcggggtgggcggagatcggtcgggggagtgggggggggaggggagatcggtcgggaccggagatcggtcggggcgggggtggaaggtcgggagcgggggaagcggaggttgggtcggggggggttgGCGGtccggtggagggggggtgggagtgggagtcaagtcaggtcgggtccggtccggaggaagcaggagctgggcgtcggaggcagccttatgcatgccgccccagtgaggccattgggccagggctaggagctgcgtgcatcgggcccctcccacacagttttgggcgtctggagctactgcacatgcgcacccactgtagcgcgcatgtgcagaggtccagccctgttttcagtgctgggacctagctccgccccctgcagcttgggctgcgccgcaccgagggccagaggaccagcagggagccggagaatctggaagttttttttaggcgcactttttggcgcgaaaaacgggcgtccaggtcggggctgcgtcgttctaggcgcggcccgaaacttgggcctaaaatgtgcaactgatgatcagagttgtgtacatgcaataagcaaggaaaagtctcaCGATCATgtaaaaatgtgtaattgatgatcagaattggttacatgcaaccagcgagggaaAAGTCAcgcaattgcgatcggagctacagagtatccaccataagtaatgaaaagttgtgcgatgtaggatttcaactgcacgcagccaatgcagcgggcagacacccatcgggagcacacaggtccagcgagctaccaaaTGCTGTAatctgtgtccccgggatcagagttatgcaccatggagtgtgcccacaagcagccaatacacatgagctgcagagcaagcgatctcaggagagcaacggcaccgatatcgataccctgcccctgatcggttccacctctcaggcacccgatggcaccaaccgccacgagcttgaaagagcaaactgtgccaaggcgcagcccccagaccccatcgccaccaaggccatgctCTGAAACGAAGGGTCACTTGCTACaatcctcccaaaggggaccgagaccagccaggatcccaaatcaaacaacgcccaggcaagcgagtcagtagtcccctgtgcactgctagatgacagcccctcagggagcagcaatgATCCAGGGcgcaagaaaggacagggaggtcacaagcacctgtgaacctgcctgatgctaggaaccacggcaacagccccaagagcagacaacttgagccaactgggttcccactgccagcactgggcaccgcgccgccaccagactacagggactccatccagcagttctggaactagtttgtccttacgcaccagtcACTGATCCCCAgtacgcatcgataatgtatctcaccagtctaacatacCGGTCTCACAACTGAAACACAAatgaatgcaaacttgtttttctgaacttgaatgtatatgaacgcactgagcctctggcataacctatatgtgggggggagagaatggagtggtcagggacacacacgaacagcaaccaccagcactctactgcaccaaccattcacccaagatagaaacgacccgccaagggtcaaccagatagagctaagcccagagcacaatcaatgcagaggcgatttgcactgaaggcttgggggagagtgatgtcatgtatcctacatggcaacggtttgtactatcacaaggtgtgccaccagagggcacaacagagggagacttgtaggttacctgtacaggtgtgcctggcctagtataaaaggcacgccaccaggtgtgatcctcactctggagttaacaaataaaggattaaggtcactaccattcaaatacaacacattgcctcgtggagtcattattagagcatccaaggacacaacagtcaccttgcaaccacgtctctgtaatggctatcagatcatgcccatttgattgtgccatcaattcatctatcttgttaaaatgctgtgtgcattcagataaagtatCTTCAATAttgtctttttaacatttttccctactctgaccctatttgctggtgcaATCTTAGGTTTGCATGCTTTGTCCCTTTCTgctacactctggttatcattatccatatcgctaccctgcactattgccttgtcctttctctttaactttctaaatttcccctcacttgaaaccccacctcctccccaccccactatttagtttaaagaccTATCTACAGCTCAAgttattcgccaggacactggtcccagcacggttcaagtgaagcccttCCCAACGAAACAGCTCCCTCCTTACCCTGTACTCATGAtattgccccatgaattgaaaccacaCCAATCTTTGAACCATGCATTCAACTCTCTGATATTATTGACCCTAtgtcaatttgctcgtggctcaggtaatccagaaattattacctttgtggttctgctttttaatttagcccttagctgctcatactccctcagcagaacttctttcaaagtcctacctatgtcgttggtacctacgtggacacaaaaactggatctttcccctcccactccaaattcctctccagccccgaggagatgtccttaaccctggcaccgggcaggcaacacagtcttCGGGATTCACGCTctaggctgcagagaacagtatctatccccctaactactaCTACATTCTTTTTTACTTCCCCAACTTGAATcagcccctgtaccacggtgctgtggtcagtttactcatcctccctgcaatctctgctctcgtccacacagggagtaagagcctcaaacctgttggacaagggcAAGGGTTGAGGttcctccaatgctaccttctggatccccatacctgcctcacttgtagtcacaccctcctggccCTGACCACAGACCACATCTTAACCTAAGTGGTGTGACTGCCTTCTGGAATAAAGtgcccaggtaactttctccctccctgatgcatcgcagtgTCCGAAGCTCGAActttggactccagctcatcaactctgagctgaagttccttgagctgcagtcacttactgcagatgtggtttctGTGGATCACACTGGCATCCACCAGCCCCCACGTTctacagctgcaacacatcacctgccctaGTCTTTAAAGTTCGTTGCCTGTGCTTACGGTATTGAAATGTTGATTTGTTGTTTCCGCTGCAGTATCATCAATATTCAGCTCATTGCTGGCAGCAATCTCACTGAGATCCCGTGGTGCATTTCTGATTCCGGTCTCACCCTGCCTAAATTTCACCGCAAAGCAGACAATCTCAGCCCTTGACTCATCGGTCTCTTATTTTAACTCGCTGTTTCCCAGTACTTCAAAATTGTGGAACCACTTGCCAGCTTCAGTCTTTCCTTTGCTCTACATGCTTTTAAAACCCAATGTTGGTGTCCCATAATCACTTTTCCTGATTTACTTAATTTTTAAAATCTCTTCAGCTGTCCAGTATCCACAATGGTCTTCGCTCCTCGATGGGGTTTCTCAACAAAAAAAAATCATAGCTACCAGTTATTTTCTAACATTCCACGATCTAAGATTATAGACACTGAGGATGAATTTCCATGGGGTTCTCCCACTAGACTGATGTGGCTTTGGTGGAAAAGCTGCGGAAACCCTGAAAAATAGGGTAAATGACGTTGTCAAATGTTTTCCCAGGTTTTCTGTGGCTCTTCTGCTAAAGTTACTGCGGATGAATGGGAGAACCCTGCAGAGATTTACTACCACTATATAAATTACATGAAGTGAATGAACTACTGAAAAGCAATGAGTACTTACTGCAAGGATAACTTGTAGTGAACTATGTGCCACTTCTATATACTGGTATTCTAGCAGGCACCCTCTGATATAAATGTAGCGGTGATCCTCTGGTACCCATTCTGGAGTATCAGTTATGGTCGCCACCACACATCCTGGTCCATTCTCCATCCACCAAGTGCGATGCATAGAAATGTTAAAGGTCATAATCAGGTCGGTATCctgtagcagaaaaaaaatcatagtTTTAAAAAGCTGTTTAAATGTAATGCATCTTGTGATACAATGAGGTCATCAATAGCTATAAATAAATTCCCAGTTGACCATATATTTGACCATAAGACATTACATTATTTAGAAAATTATTTTTAAGCGGTCAAATTTCACCTTTGTTTCCAAACAGTGAAAGAATGGCAAAATAGTAGGAGGTGTAGAAATTAGTAGAATAGCTTGATGATCATAATTACATTTTTATTAGGCAAGTGTATCAAGGGGTATTTAGCAATGGTGGGTCAATGGGTTGAggttcagattagccatgatataattgaatcgcagaacaggtttgagggacTGAAGGGCCGAATTAAGGGGAAGAAATAATAGAGCCTGGCTCAGAAACTCTCTATTTCAGGAGATCCTCTATTGCAGGGCCTCAGTGGGACCTGGCATACAGTCGGAAGAGGTACACCCGCTCAGATCAGGTGTAGTGTCTGGGCCATTGGTGGCTGCAGGAGTGACATAGCGATCCTGGCTGAGTTCAAGGGCTGGACCCTCAAAACAATTTTTTTCAACATTTTTCTTTTGTACAGCTTATAAAACAAGCCACAAGGTAAGCTACAACTTATTTCCAGGTGgtatcccaatcatccccttccccAACTCGGCCTTCTGTGATGGACTTTCTAGCTTAGTTTTTATGGCAGATGCCCTAGATGTGCCTGCGTGACATAGGCACCTATCAATGCATTCAAAACAGGCGATTTTGACGGGGCCAACGGTGAAGAATCCGGGCAGGTGCATCTCAGCAGTTGTGTTAAGATGCCCCCCTTCTCTCCACTCCCGCAGGTTTTCAGGCGAACACGATGCTCAATGAATGCAGAAATTTTGTTTTGGGATTATGTAAGAAAATGATAAGTTTAAAAAACTGAAAACTAGCTTGAACAAAATGTAGCATGGCTTTGATTATTAGTTGAGTAATTTAATACGTCTCAGGGCAATGGTTGCATTCTCCGTGACCCCATGTTTTGGAATTATATGAATTACATTTTCTTCAGATGCCCAGGAGGTCAGGATGAAAACCGACCCCTTGATCCAATTCAACATGcctccctgtcccacacacaccccaccagcAATGTACCTTTTACAATAATTTGGAAGCACCTTAAATTATACGGAACTAAGGGAAAGTTCCCTGAGCTCTGAAAGAATTGGACATTTTTGTGGCAGCAATAGTTGATGGGAGGATCCTAGGATTCATTGCCTTTTCAACCAAATCCTATTAAGAGATTATTCTTATAACTGTACCATTAATACTCTGTGGCAAGAAATAATTTGTGATTTGTGTGATCACTTCAAAAAAATCTAAGAAGTTCTCAGTGATATCCATAAACAACTGGCTGAAAACACTATTATGCAACTAGAAAAGATACTGCAGATCCAATATGAATATCTAACAGTAGACTGTGTTAATCACTGAAATTGCTAAAAGGATACACTTTAATCAATCCAATTTTTTCTGTTCGTCAGCAACAGAAATGGCTGTTTTTTGGtctagaggaaggtatacagtggtgttctccaaggttcagtactgggaccactgctgtttttgatgaaCAGTAATGACGTGGAATTGGGgtacggggcacaatttcaaaattcgcagatgacacgaaaattggtattc
This genomic stretch from Pristiophorus japonicus isolate sPriJap1 chromosome 7, sPriJap1.hap1, whole genome shotgun sequence harbors:
- the nkain2 gene encoding sodium/potassium-transporting ATPase subunit beta-1-interacting protein 2 — translated: MHRTWWMENGPGCVVATITDTPEWVPEDHRYIYIRGCLLEYQYIEVAHSSLQVILALLGFVYACYVIKIVAEEEDSFDFIGGFDSYGYQGPQKTSHLQLQPMYM